In the genome of Populus alba chromosome 11, ASM523922v2, whole genome shotgun sequence, one region contains:
- the LOC118029445 gene encoding probable amino acid permease 7 isoform X1, whose translation MDDRTEELPLPLLGSFHSANEAEVPLKRTGTIWSATAHVITGVIGAGVLSLAWSIAQLGWIAGPLCMIFFAAITIVSTYLLCDCYRFPDPEHGPIRNRSYMEAVKFYLGEKSQVVCGIFAEESLYGCGIAYTITSAGSISSGKTQTWFCGLLQYVSMYGTAIAYVITTSTSMRAIQRSNCYHREGHKASCEYGDTIYMLLFGAVQILMSQIPDFHNMEWLSVIAAIMSFTYSFIGFGLGVAQVIENGTIKGSIAGVSAATTASKLWLAFEALGDIAFAYPYSIILLEIQDTLKSPPPENKTMKKASMISIFITTFFYLCCGCFGYAAFGNDTPGNLLTGFGFFEPYWLIDLANACIVLHLVGGYQIYSQPVFAFVEGWSSRKFPSSGFVNNFHSFKLPLIPPLHINLFRLCFRTVYVASTTVIAMAFPYFNQVLGVLGALNFWPLAIYFPVEMYFVQKKIGAWTRKWIVLRTFSFVCLLITIAGLLGSIEGLVSAKLG comes from the exons ATGGACGATAGAACAGAAGAATTGCCATTGCCATTGCTTGGAAGCTTTCATTCAGCTAATGAAGCAGAAGTGCCTCTCAAAAGAACTG GGACCATATGGAGTGCTACAGCACATGTTATTACAGGAGTGATAGGGGCAGGAGTGTTGTCACTTGCATGGAGCATAGCTCAACTAGGTTGGATTGCAGGTCCTTTATGCATGATATTTTTTGCAGCAATCACCATTGTTTCCACGTACCTTCTTTGTGACTGCTATAGATTTCCTGATCCTGAACATGGCCCCATCAGAAACAGGTCCTACATGGAAGCTGTCAAGTTTTATTTGG GAGAGAAAAGCCAAGTAGTGTGTGGAATATTTGCCGAGGAGAGCTTATATGGGTGTGGAATTGCCTATACCATTACTTCTGCTGGTAGCATAAG TTCAGGTAAAACACAGACATGGTTTTGTGGTTTGCTTCAATATGTGAGCATGTATGGAACTGCTATTGCTTATGTTATTACTACTTCAACTAGTATGAG AGCAATTCAAAGATCAAACTGTTACCATAGAGAAGGGCATAAAGCTTCATGTGAATATGGGGACACTATTTATATGCTGCTATTTGGAGCTGTTCAGATACTAATGTCACAGATTCCTGATTTTCATAACATGGAATGGCTCTCGGTAATTGCAGCAATCATGTCCTTTACCTACTCTTTTATCGGATTTGGACTTGGTGTTGCACAAGTTATAG AAAATGGGACGATTAAGGGGAGCATTGCTGGAGTCTCAGCTGCCACCACTGCCAGTAAGTTATGGTTAGCATTTGAAGCACTGGGGGACATTGCTTTTGCCTATCCATACTCGATCATTCTGCTTGAGATACAG GATACTTTGAAGTCACCTCCACCGGAGAATAAGACCATGAAGAAGGCCTCCATGATTTCAATCTTCATCACAACTTTCTTTTACCTATGTTGTGGATGCTTTGGATACGCAGCCTTTGGCAACGATACACCTGGAAATCTCTTGACTGGGTTTGGGTTCTTTGAGCCTTACTGGCTCATCGATTTAGCAAATGCTTGCATTGTTCTTCATTTGGTGGGAGGATATCAG ATATACAGTCAGCCTGTGTTTGCGTTTGTGGAAGGATGGTCCAGTAGGAAATTTCCAAGCAGTGGTTTTGTGAATAACTTCCACTCCTTCAAACTTCCATTGATTCCTCCTCTTCATATCAATCTTTTCCGGCTATGTTTCCGAACTGTGTATGTTGCATCAACTACTGTTATTGCAATGGCCTTCCCTTACTTCAACCAAGTTTTGGGAGTGCTTGGAGCCTTGAACTTTTGGCCTTTGGCAATATACTTTCCTGTGGAAATGTACTTTGTGCAGAAGAAAATAGGCGCTTGGACAAGAAAATGGATTGTGCTGAGAACATTTAGCTTTGTTTGCTTGCTAATAACAATAGCAGGCTTACTTGGGTCAATTGAGGGACTTGTAAGTGCTAAACTTGGTTGA
- the LOC118029445 gene encoding probable amino acid permease 7 isoform X2 has product MDDRTEELPLPLLGSFHSANEAEVPLKRTGTIWSATAHVITGVIGAGVLSLAWSIAQLGWIAGPLCMIFFAAITIVSTYLLCDCYRFPDPEHGPIRNRSYMEAVKFYLGEKSQVVCGIFAEESLYGCGIAYTITSAGSIRAIQRSNCYHREGHKASCEYGDTIYMLLFGAVQILMSQIPDFHNMEWLSVIAAIMSFTYSFIGFGLGVAQVIENGTIKGSIAGVSAATTASKLWLAFEALGDIAFAYPYSIILLEIQDTLKSPPPENKTMKKASMISIFITTFFYLCCGCFGYAAFGNDTPGNLLTGFGFFEPYWLIDLANACIVLHLVGGYQIYSQPVFAFVEGWSSRKFPSSGFVNNFHSFKLPLIPPLHINLFRLCFRTVYVASTTVIAMAFPYFNQVLGVLGALNFWPLAIYFPVEMYFVQKKIGAWTRKWIVLRTFSFVCLLITIAGLLGSIEGLVSAKLG; this is encoded by the exons ATGGACGATAGAACAGAAGAATTGCCATTGCCATTGCTTGGAAGCTTTCATTCAGCTAATGAAGCAGAAGTGCCTCTCAAAAGAACTG GGACCATATGGAGTGCTACAGCACATGTTATTACAGGAGTGATAGGGGCAGGAGTGTTGTCACTTGCATGGAGCATAGCTCAACTAGGTTGGATTGCAGGTCCTTTATGCATGATATTTTTTGCAGCAATCACCATTGTTTCCACGTACCTTCTTTGTGACTGCTATAGATTTCCTGATCCTGAACATGGCCCCATCAGAAACAGGTCCTACATGGAAGCTGTCAAGTTTTATTTGG GAGAGAAAAGCCAAGTAGTGTGTGGAATATTTGCCGAGGAGAGCTTATATGGGTGTGGAATTGCCTATACCATTACTTCTGCTGGTAGCATAAG AGCAATTCAAAGATCAAACTGTTACCATAGAGAAGGGCATAAAGCTTCATGTGAATATGGGGACACTATTTATATGCTGCTATTTGGAGCTGTTCAGATACTAATGTCACAGATTCCTGATTTTCATAACATGGAATGGCTCTCGGTAATTGCAGCAATCATGTCCTTTACCTACTCTTTTATCGGATTTGGACTTGGTGTTGCACAAGTTATAG AAAATGGGACGATTAAGGGGAGCATTGCTGGAGTCTCAGCTGCCACCACTGCCAGTAAGTTATGGTTAGCATTTGAAGCACTGGGGGACATTGCTTTTGCCTATCCATACTCGATCATTCTGCTTGAGATACAG GATACTTTGAAGTCACCTCCACCGGAGAATAAGACCATGAAGAAGGCCTCCATGATTTCAATCTTCATCACAACTTTCTTTTACCTATGTTGTGGATGCTTTGGATACGCAGCCTTTGGCAACGATACACCTGGAAATCTCTTGACTGGGTTTGGGTTCTTTGAGCCTTACTGGCTCATCGATTTAGCAAATGCTTGCATTGTTCTTCATTTGGTGGGAGGATATCAG ATATACAGTCAGCCTGTGTTTGCGTTTGTGGAAGGATGGTCCAGTAGGAAATTTCCAAGCAGTGGTTTTGTGAATAACTTCCACTCCTTCAAACTTCCATTGATTCCTCCTCTTCATATCAATCTTTTCCGGCTATGTTTCCGAACTGTGTATGTTGCATCAACTACTGTTATTGCAATGGCCTTCCCTTACTTCAACCAAGTTTTGGGAGTGCTTGGAGCCTTGAACTTTTGGCCTTTGGCAATATACTTTCCTGTGGAAATGTACTTTGTGCAGAAGAAAATAGGCGCTTGGACAAGAAAATGGATTGTGCTGAGAACATTTAGCTTTGTTTGCTTGCTAATAACAATAGCAGGCTTACTTGGGTCAATTGAGGGACTTGTAAGTGCTAAACTTGGTTGA
- the LOC118029445 gene encoding probable amino acid permease 7 isoform X3, translating into MAVQHPLELANGCYDDDGHSLRTGTLWSCVAHIITAVIGSGVLSLAWSTAQLGWIAGPVSLLCFAIVTYISAFLLSDCYRSPDPITGTRNYSYMHAVRVNLGKTQTWFCGLLQYVSMYGTAIAYVITTSTSMRAIQRSNCYHREGHKASCEYGDTIYMLLFGAVQILMSQIPDFHNMEWLSVIAAIMSFTYSFIGFGLGVAQVIENGTIKGSIAGVSAATTASKLWLAFEALGDIAFAYPYSIILLEIQDTLKSPPPENKTMKKASMISIFITTFFYLCCGCFGYAAFGNDTPGNLLTGFGFFEPYWLIDLANACIVLHLVGGYQIYSQPVFAFVEGWSSRKFPSSGFVNNFHSFKLPLIPPLHINLFRLCFRTVYVASTTVIAMAFPYFNQVLGVLGALNFWPLAIYFPVEMYFVQKKIGAWTRKWIVLRTFSFVCLLITIAGLLGSIEGLVSAKLG; encoded by the exons ATGGCAGTCCAACATCCTCTTGAACTGGCAAATGGTTGCTATGATGATGATGGGCATTCATTGAGAACTG GAACCTTATGGAGTTGCGTTGCTCATATTATTACTGCTGTTATTGGCTCTGGAGTTCTGTCCTTGGCTTGGAGTACTGCACAGCTAGGATGGATAGCAGGGCCAGTTTCCTTGCTTTGCTTTGCGATTGTCACCTATATTTCTGCTTTCCTCCTTTCCGATTGCTATAGGTCCCCTGATCCCATAACTGGAACACGGAACTACTCTTACATGCACGCTGTTAGAGTAAATCTTG GTAAAACACAGACATGGTTTTGTGGTTTGCTTCAATATGTGAGCATGTATGGAACTGCTATTGCTTATGTTATTACTACTTCAACTAGTATGAG AGCAATTCAAAGATCAAACTGTTACCATAGAGAAGGGCATAAAGCTTCATGTGAATATGGGGACACTATTTATATGCTGCTATTTGGAGCTGTTCAGATACTAATGTCACAGATTCCTGATTTTCATAACATGGAATGGCTCTCGGTAATTGCAGCAATCATGTCCTTTACCTACTCTTTTATCGGATTTGGACTTGGTGTTGCACAAGTTATAG AAAATGGGACGATTAAGGGGAGCATTGCTGGAGTCTCAGCTGCCACCACTGCCAGTAAGTTATGGTTAGCATTTGAAGCACTGGGGGACATTGCTTTTGCCTATCCATACTCGATCATTCTGCTTGAGATACAG GATACTTTGAAGTCACCTCCACCGGAGAATAAGACCATGAAGAAGGCCTCCATGATTTCAATCTTCATCACAACTTTCTTTTACCTATGTTGTGGATGCTTTGGATACGCAGCCTTTGGCAACGATACACCTGGAAATCTCTTGACTGGGTTTGGGTTCTTTGAGCCTTACTGGCTCATCGATTTAGCAAATGCTTGCATTGTTCTTCATTTGGTGGGAGGATATCAG ATATACAGTCAGCCTGTGTTTGCGTTTGTGGAAGGATGGTCCAGTAGGAAATTTCCAAGCAGTGGTTTTGTGAATAACTTCCACTCCTTCAAACTTCCATTGATTCCTCCTCTTCATATCAATCTTTTCCGGCTATGTTTCCGAACTGTGTATGTTGCATCAACTACTGTTATTGCAATGGCCTTCCCTTACTTCAACCAAGTTTTGGGAGTGCTTGGAGCCTTGAACTTTTGGCCTTTGGCAATATACTTTCCTGTGGAAATGTACTTTGTGCAGAAGAAAATAGGCGCTTGGACAAGAAAATGGATTGTGCTGAGAACATTTAGCTTTGTTTGCTTGCTAATAACAATAGCAGGCTTACTTGGGTCAATTGAGGGACTTGTAAGTGCTAAACTTGGTTGA
- the LOC118029445 gene encoding probable amino acid permease 7 isoform X4, with protein MDDRTEELPLPLLGSFHSANEAEVPLKRTGEKSQVVCGIFAEESLYGCGIAYTITSAGSISSGKTQTWFCGLLQYVSMYGTAIAYVITTSTSMRAIQRSNCYHREGHKASCEYGDTIYMLLFGAVQILMSQIPDFHNMEWLSVIAAIMSFTYSFIGFGLGVAQVIENGTIKGSIAGVSAATTASKLWLAFEALGDIAFAYPYSIILLEIQDTLKSPPPENKTMKKASMISIFITTFFYLCCGCFGYAAFGNDTPGNLLTGFGFFEPYWLIDLANACIVLHLVGGYQIYSQPVFAFVEGWSSRKFPSSGFVNNFHSFKLPLIPPLHINLFRLCFRTVYVASTTVIAMAFPYFNQVLGVLGALNFWPLAIYFPVEMYFVQKKIGAWTRKWIVLRTFSFVCLLITIAGLLGSIEGLVSAKLG; from the exons ATGGACGATAGAACAGAAGAATTGCCATTGCCATTGCTTGGAAGCTTTCATTCAGCTAATGAAGCAGAAGTGCCTCTCAAAAGAACTG GAGAGAAAAGCCAAGTAGTGTGTGGAATATTTGCCGAGGAGAGCTTATATGGGTGTGGAATTGCCTATACCATTACTTCTGCTGGTAGCATAAG TTCAGGTAAAACACAGACATGGTTTTGTGGTTTGCTTCAATATGTGAGCATGTATGGAACTGCTATTGCTTATGTTATTACTACTTCAACTAGTATGAG AGCAATTCAAAGATCAAACTGTTACCATAGAGAAGGGCATAAAGCTTCATGTGAATATGGGGACACTATTTATATGCTGCTATTTGGAGCTGTTCAGATACTAATGTCACAGATTCCTGATTTTCATAACATGGAATGGCTCTCGGTAATTGCAGCAATCATGTCCTTTACCTACTCTTTTATCGGATTTGGACTTGGTGTTGCACAAGTTATAG AAAATGGGACGATTAAGGGGAGCATTGCTGGAGTCTCAGCTGCCACCACTGCCAGTAAGTTATGGTTAGCATTTGAAGCACTGGGGGACATTGCTTTTGCCTATCCATACTCGATCATTCTGCTTGAGATACAG GATACTTTGAAGTCACCTCCACCGGAGAATAAGACCATGAAGAAGGCCTCCATGATTTCAATCTTCATCACAACTTTCTTTTACCTATGTTGTGGATGCTTTGGATACGCAGCCTTTGGCAACGATACACCTGGAAATCTCTTGACTGGGTTTGGGTTCTTTGAGCCTTACTGGCTCATCGATTTAGCAAATGCTTGCATTGTTCTTCATTTGGTGGGAGGATATCAG ATATACAGTCAGCCTGTGTTTGCGTTTGTGGAAGGATGGTCCAGTAGGAAATTTCCAAGCAGTGGTTTTGTGAATAACTTCCACTCCTTCAAACTTCCATTGATTCCTCCTCTTCATATCAATCTTTTCCGGCTATGTTTCCGAACTGTGTATGTTGCATCAACTACTGTTATTGCAATGGCCTTCCCTTACTTCAACCAAGTTTTGGGAGTGCTTGGAGCCTTGAACTTTTGGCCTTTGGCAATATACTTTCCTGTGGAAATGTACTTTGTGCAGAAGAAAATAGGCGCTTGGACAAGAAAATGGATTGTGCTGAGAACATTTAGCTTTGTTTGCTTGCTAATAACAATAGCAGGCTTACTTGGGTCAATTGAGGGACTTGTAAGTGCTAAACTTGGTTGA
- the LOC118029445 gene encoding probable amino acid permease 7 isoform X5 → MDDRTEELPLPLLGSFHSANEAEVPLKRTGEKSQVVCGIFAEESLYGCGIAYTITSAGSIRAIQRSNCYHREGHKASCEYGDTIYMLLFGAVQILMSQIPDFHNMEWLSVIAAIMSFTYSFIGFGLGVAQVIENGTIKGSIAGVSAATTASKLWLAFEALGDIAFAYPYSIILLEIQDTLKSPPPENKTMKKASMISIFITTFFYLCCGCFGYAAFGNDTPGNLLTGFGFFEPYWLIDLANACIVLHLVGGYQIYSQPVFAFVEGWSSRKFPSSGFVNNFHSFKLPLIPPLHINLFRLCFRTVYVASTTVIAMAFPYFNQVLGVLGALNFWPLAIYFPVEMYFVQKKIGAWTRKWIVLRTFSFVCLLITIAGLLGSIEGLVSAKLG, encoded by the exons ATGGACGATAGAACAGAAGAATTGCCATTGCCATTGCTTGGAAGCTTTCATTCAGCTAATGAAGCAGAAGTGCCTCTCAAAAGAACTG GAGAGAAAAGCCAAGTAGTGTGTGGAATATTTGCCGAGGAGAGCTTATATGGGTGTGGAATTGCCTATACCATTACTTCTGCTGGTAGCATAAG AGCAATTCAAAGATCAAACTGTTACCATAGAGAAGGGCATAAAGCTTCATGTGAATATGGGGACACTATTTATATGCTGCTATTTGGAGCTGTTCAGATACTAATGTCACAGATTCCTGATTTTCATAACATGGAATGGCTCTCGGTAATTGCAGCAATCATGTCCTTTACCTACTCTTTTATCGGATTTGGACTTGGTGTTGCACAAGTTATAG AAAATGGGACGATTAAGGGGAGCATTGCTGGAGTCTCAGCTGCCACCACTGCCAGTAAGTTATGGTTAGCATTTGAAGCACTGGGGGACATTGCTTTTGCCTATCCATACTCGATCATTCTGCTTGAGATACAG GATACTTTGAAGTCACCTCCACCGGAGAATAAGACCATGAAGAAGGCCTCCATGATTTCAATCTTCATCACAACTTTCTTTTACCTATGTTGTGGATGCTTTGGATACGCAGCCTTTGGCAACGATACACCTGGAAATCTCTTGACTGGGTTTGGGTTCTTTGAGCCTTACTGGCTCATCGATTTAGCAAATGCTTGCATTGTTCTTCATTTGGTGGGAGGATATCAG ATATACAGTCAGCCTGTGTTTGCGTTTGTGGAAGGATGGTCCAGTAGGAAATTTCCAAGCAGTGGTTTTGTGAATAACTTCCACTCCTTCAAACTTCCATTGATTCCTCCTCTTCATATCAATCTTTTCCGGCTATGTTTCCGAACTGTGTATGTTGCATCAACTACTGTTATTGCAATGGCCTTCCCTTACTTCAACCAAGTTTTGGGAGTGCTTGGAGCCTTGAACTTTTGGCCTTTGGCAATATACTTTCCTGTGGAAATGTACTTTGTGCAGAAGAAAATAGGCGCTTGGACAAGAAAATGGATTGTGCTGAGAACATTTAGCTTTGTTTGCTTGCTAATAACAATAGCAGGCTTACTTGGGTCAATTGAGGGACTTGTAAGTGCTAAACTTGGTTGA
- the LOC118029444 gene encoding probable amino acid permease 7 — protein sequence MAVKHEQENGSLLDDDGRPRRTGTLWSCIAHIITAVIGSGVLSLAWSVAQLGWIAGPIAMLCFAIVTYVSVVLLSGCYRCPDPVTGTRNYSYMDAVRVNLGKTQTCLCGMFQYLYMYGIGIAYVITTSTCMSAIRRSNCYHEKGHAAPCKHKDTPNMLMFGAVQIVASQIPDFHSIKWLSVIAAVMSFAYSFTGFGLGFAEVIENGMIKGSIAGAPASTRAKKLWLAFQALGDIAYSYPYALVLLEIQDTLKSPPPENKTMKKASMIAMILTTFFYLCCGCFGYAAFGNNTPGNLLTGFGFYEPYWLIDFANACVVLHLVGGYQLFSQPVFEFSERWFSEKFPSNGFVNKFYNFKLPLLPSFHINLFRICFRTAYVVSTTAVAAVFPYFNQVLGLLGALNFWPLAIYFPVEMYFVQNKIEAWTRKWIVLRTFSLACLLVSIVGLIGSIEGIISAKFG from the exons ATGGCAGTCAAACATGAGCAAGAGAATGGTTCGTTGCTTGATGATGATGGGCGTCCAAGAAGAACTG GAACCTTATGGAGTTGCATAGCTCATATAATTACTGCTGTTATCGGCTCTGGTGTTCTATCTTTGGCTTGGAGTGTAGCACAGCTAGGATGGATCGCAGGTCCAATTGCCATGCTTTGTTTCGCTATTGTCACCTATGTCTCTGTGGTGCTCCTTTCTGGTTGCTACAGATGTCCCGACCCTGTAACCGGAACACGAAACTACTCTTACATGGATGCTGTTAGAGTGAATCTTG GCAAAACTCAGACATGCCTTTGTGGTATGTTTCAATATCTGTACATGTATGGGATTGGCATTGCTTATGTTATTACCACTTCAACTTGTATGAG CGCAATTCGACGGTCAAACTGCTATCATGAAAAGGGTCATGCTGCACCATGTAAACACAAGGACACTCCCAATATGCTGATGTTTGGAGCTGTTCAGATTGTAGCATCACAGATACCTGATTTCCATAGCATAAAATGGCTTTCAGTCATTGCTGCAGTCATGTCCTTTGCCTACTCTTTTACAGGGTTTGGACTTGGCTTTGCTGAAGTAATAG AAAATGGGATGATCAAGGGTAGCATTGCAGGTGCCCCAGCTTCTACTAGAGCTAAAAAACTATGGCTAGCCTTCCAAGCTCTTGGGGACATTGCTTATTCCTATCCATATGCACTTGTTCTTCTGGAAATTCAG GATACTCTGAAGTCACCTCCACCTGAGAACAAGACCATGAAGAAGGCATCGATGATTGCAATGATCTTGACAACATTCTTTTACCTCTGCTGTGGATGCTTCGGATATGCAGCTTTTGGCAACAACACCCCTGGAAATCTTTTGACAGGATTTGGATTTTATGAGCCTTACTGGCTCATCGACTTTGCGAATGCTTGCGTTGTTCTACATTTGGTGGGGGGATATCAG CTCTTCAGCCAGCCAGTATTCGAGTTCTCAGAACGCTGGTTCTCGGAGAAGTTTCCAAGTAATGGATTTGTGAACAAATTCTACAACTTCAAACTCCCATTGCTGCCTTCTTTTCACATCAATCTCTTCAGAATATGTTTTCGAACTGCATATGTTGTGTCAACTACAGCAGTTGCCGCTGTCTTCCCTTACTTCAACCAAGTTTTGGGACTATTGGGGGCCTTGAATTTTTGGCCCTTGGCCATATATTTCCCAGTAGAGATGTATTTTGTGCAGAATAAAATAGAGGCATGGACAAGAAAATGGATCGTTCTTAGAACATTTAGTTTGGCTTGCTTGCTTGTATCAATTGTAGGCTTAATTGGGTCAATTGAAGGAATTATAAGTGCCAAATTTGGTTGA
- the LOC118029446 gene encoding vacuolar cation/proton exchanger 2, with product MDQKLQVAGTQSQLEMGSLASNESSHEFEDESLFSPESVIQKMQLGHISDYGSAPGGSKMWKNVVYKSIKTVIFSNKLNVLIAFGPLTILVHILTGHNGLVFFLSLLGIIPLAERLGYATEQLAMYTGPTVGGLLNATFGNATELIIAIYALRNGMIRVVQLSLLGSILSNMLLVLGCAFFCGGLVFYRKEQVFNKASAIVNSGLLLMAVMGLLFPAVLHFTHTEVHYGKSELALSRFSSCIMLGVYAAYLFFQLKSRKDPYVPLSEDDSQNRENEGDNDETPEIGKWESVIWLLIMTAWISVLSEYLVDAIEGTSHAWNIPIAFIGVILLPIVGNAAEHAGAIMFAMKDKLDISLGVAIGSSTQISMFGIPFCVVVGWIMGKPMDLNFQLFETATLFITVIVVAFFLQEGSSNYFKGLMLILCYVIVAASFFVHEDPPPEEKSLTP from the exons ATGGATCAAAAGTTACAAGTGGCAGGGACTCAATCCCAGCTTGAA ATGGGATCATTAGCTTCAAATGAGTCATCACATGAGTTTGAGGATGAGAGTCTTTTTAGCCCTGAGTCAGTGATTCAAAAGATGCAACTTGGTCATATATCTGATTATGGATCAGCTCCTGGTGGTAGTAAGATGTGGAAGAATGTTGTGTATAAGAGCATAAAGactgtaattttttcaaataaactcAATGTGCTCATAGCTTTTGGGCCTCTCACTATCCTCGTCCACATTTTGACTGGGCATAAC GGATTGGTCTTCTTCCTGAGTCTATTGGGTATCATACCTTTGGCTGAACGTTTAGGTTATGCTACAGA GCAGCTAGCTATGTACACAGGACCTACAG TTGGGGGTCTTCTAAATGCCACATTTGGAAATGCAACAGAACTCATCATAGCAATCTATGCACTAAGAAACGGAATGATACGAGTTGTTCAGCTGTCATTATTAGGCTCAATTTTGTCAAACATGTTGTTGGTGCTTGGGTGTGCATTCTTCTGTGGTGGGCTTGTTTTTTACAGAAAAGAACAAGTTTTTAACAAG GCATCTGCTATTGTGAATTCAGGATTGCTGCTGATGGCAGTCATGGGGCTGCTCTTTCCTGCTGTCCTACATTTCACACACACCGAGGTGCACTATGGGAAGTCAGAGTTGGCTCTTTCGAGATTTAGTAGTTGCATTATGCTTGGGGTGTATGCTGCTtatctttttttccaattaaagaGTCGAAAGGATCCATACGTTCCTCTGTCTGAG GACGATAGTCAGAACAGGGAAAACGAAGGCGACAATGATGAGACTCCAGAGATTGGTAAATGGGAATCAGTAATCTGGCTTCTGATAATGACAGCTTGGATCTCTGTCCTATCAGAATATTTAGTAGATGCCATAGAG GGAACATCTCATGCATGGAATATACCAATTGCATTTATAGGGGTTATCTTGCTCCCAATTGTGGGGAATGCTGCAGAGCATGCGGGTGCTATTATGTTTGCTATGAAAGACAAGCTT GATATATCATTGGGAGTCGCAATAGGGTCATCAACGCAGATATCTATGTTTGGA ATTCCCTTTTGTGTTGTTGTTGGGTGGATAATGGGGAAGCCCATGGACTTAAACTTTCAGCTTTTTGAGACTGCAACTCTTTTCATTACTGTCATCGTCGTGGCCTTCTTTCTGCAG GAAGGGTCTTCCAATTATTTCAAAGGATTGATGCTCATTCTTTGCTATGTAATTGTTGCTGCAAGTTTCTTTGTTCATGAAGATCCTCCTCCAGAAG AGAAGTCACTAACACCATAG